The genomic segment TCAATAAAATCCTCGCCACGTTCTTCGGAACGAAACACGGACGCGCAGCCAAGAAGCTCTGGCCGCTGGTCCCCGAGATCAACGCCCTCGAAGAGGAGTACCAGAGCCTCACCGACGAAGAGCTGCGCGCCAAGACCGATGAGTTTCGGGCTCGTTTGAAAGACGGGGAGACATTGGACGATATCCTCCCCGAAGCATACGCGGCCGTCA from the bacterium genome contains:
- the secA gene encoding preprotein translocase subunit SecA (functions in protein export; can interact with acidic membrane phospholipids and the SecYEG protein complex; binds to preproteins; binds to ATP and undergoes a conformational change to promote membrane insertion of SecA/bound preprotein; ATP hydrolysis appears to drive release of the preprotein from SecA and deinsertion of SecA from the membrane; additional proteins SecD/F/YajC aid SecA recycling; exists in an equilibrium between monomers and dimers; may possibly form higher order oligomers; in some organisms, there are paralogous proteins that have been found to be nonessential but do function in secretion of a subset of exported proteins), yielding MFNKILATFFGTKHGRAAKKLWPLVPEINALEEEYQSLTDEELRAKTDEFRARLKDGETLDDILPEAYAAVKNTCRRLLGQKFEVRGHPVAWDMVPYNVQLIGGIALHQGKIAEMATGEGKTLVAVLPLYL